The Pseudomonas sp. MH9.2 genomic interval TTACCTTTTGGCGGCGGTAAAGCAGTGATCATGCGTCCGGCGCATGTTCCCAATCGTGCCGCGCTGTTCGAATCCTTCGGCCGCTTTATCGAAACCCTGGACGGTCGGTACATTACTGCTGTCGACAGCGGCACCTCCAGCGCCGACATGGATTGCATCGCCCAGTGCACCCAACATGTCACCAGCACCACCGAAGCGGGTGATCCTTCGCCACACACGGCCATGGGCGTGTTCGCTGGTATTCGTACCACGGCGCTGGCGCGACTGGGCAGCGACAATCTTGAAGGCCTGCGGGTGGCGATTCAGGGGCTCGGGCATGTCGGTTATGCCTTGGCCGAACAGTTGCATGCGGCAGGCGCTGAACTGCTGGTCAGCGATTTGGACAGCGGCAAGGTGCAATTGGCCATGGAGCAACTGGGCGCACATCCCATTGCGTGCGAAGCGTTGCTCAGCACACCGTGCGACATCCTTGCGCCTTGTGGGCTGGGCGCCATTCTCAATAGTCATAGCGTCGCTCAACTGCGTTGCGCAGCGGTGGCCGGCGCGGCCAATACTCAGCTGAGTAGCTTGCAGGTTGCGGATAATCTGGAAAATCGGGGCATTCTTTATGCGCCGGATTACGTGATCAACTCCGGCGGCCTGATCTATGTCGCCCTGCAGCATCAGGGGGAATCACTGGGTACCATCACCGCGCATCTGTCGCGAATCGGACTAAGATTAACTGAGGTTTTTGCCCACGCCCAAGCGGAGAAGCGCTCCCCTGCGCGCGTCGCCGATATGTTGGCAGAACGCCTGCTGAACGTCGGCTAGCACCTACCCGGTGTCACCCGACAAGACCTTGCCGTCACACGCGGCGAGACGGGTCGCCACGCGTACTGTCGCGTGTTGGGAGGGTGCCGTGTCCTATAACAAAATCAATGTTGCATACACTCGCTATCTCACCCCTGAAGGTGGCCTGGTCGGCGAACTTCCGCGCTGGGCGGATGACTTCAACCTGCTGACCCAGCTCTATAAGCAAATGGTATTGACCCGCCTGTTCGACCAGAAAGTCGTCGCGCTGCAACGCACCGGGCGCATTGGCACCTACGCGCCGACTCTTGGTCAGGAAGCCATCGGGGTCGCCATTGGTAGCCTGATGCAACCTGACGATGTATTGGTCCCCTACTACCGCGACACAGCCGTGCAACTATTGCGCGGCGTGCGTATGGAAGAAATTCTCCTGTATTGGGGCGGAGATGAACGTGGCAGTCACTATGCCGAACCGGCCGTAGCCCAGGACTTTCCGGTGAACATCCCGATTGCAACCCAGGCCTTGCATGCCTGCGGTGTCGCCACGGCGTTCAAAATTCGTGGCGAGCATAGGGTGGTGGTGACCACCTGCGGCGACGGTGCAACCAGCAAGGGTGATTTCCTCGAAGCGCTCAACGTCGCGGGCACCTGGCAACTGCCTGTGGTGTTCGTGATCAATAACAATCAGTGGGCGATTTCTGTGCCCCGACGCATCCAGTGCGGCGCGCCGACGCTGGCGCAAAAAGCCATCGGCGCCGGTTTTCAGGGTGAGCAGGTCGATGGCAACGACATGCTGGCGGTCTACGACAGGGTGCAGAACGCTCTGGCGCGCGCCCGCAAAGGCAAAGGTCCGGTGCTGCTGGAGTGCCTGAGTTATCGCCTCGGCGACCACACCACTGCGGATGACGCGACTCGTTACCGCTCGGCTGAAGAGGTCAAGCACGCCTGGCTGGAAGAGCCGGTCAAACGCCTGCAATCGTTCATGGTGAGCCAGAATGTCTGGGATGAAGGCCGTGAGCGGGCACTGATCAGTGAATGCCAGGCGTTGGTGCAGAAGGCGGTGGATGCCTTCGACCACGCTGGCACTCAAGCGCCTGAGTCGGTAATTGATCACGTCTACGCCAAATGGCCGGAGGCCCTGGCTGAGCAGCGCGAATGGTTCCTTGAACGGGCGATGCGTCGTGCCGGGAGTGACGCTCATGGCGAATGAAAAAGTCACGCTGCTGGAAGCGGTCAATCTGGCGCTGCATCGGGCCATGGTCGAGGACGAAAATGTGGTGATCCTGGGTGAAGACGTTGGTGTTAACGGTGGGGTGTTCCGCGCCACTCAAGGTTTACGCGACAGCTTCGGTTTCAAGCGGGTCATCGATTCGCCGCTGGCTGAAACCATGCTGGGTGGCCTGGTGATCGGCATGGCGGCGCAGGGGTTGAAACCGGTGGTGGAAATCCAGTTCATGGGTTTCATCTATGCCGCCATGGAGCAACTGGTGTCCCACGCCAGCCGCCTGCGCAATCGCACGCGGGGTCGCTTGAGTTGCCCGATGGTAATGCGCACTCCAATGGGTGCCGGGATTCGCGCACCCGAGCATCACAGCGAAAGCACCGAAGCGTTGTTCGCGCATATTCCCGGCTTGCGCGTGATCATCCCTTCTTCGCCAGCACGGGCCTATGGTTTGCTGCTGGCGGCCATTGATGACCCTGATCCGGTGATCTTCCTCGAGCCGACGCGACTCTACCGGATGAACCCGCAAACGTTGGTGGACGACGGCAAACGACTGCCGCTGGACACCTGTTTCACCCTGCGTGAAGGCGGCGACATCACCCTGGTCAGCTGGGGTGCCAGTGTGCTCGAGACCCTGCAAGCAGCCAGCGCGCTGGCGGAGCGAGGTGTGTCGGCCGAAGTGATCGATGTCGCCTGCGTCAAGCCACTGGACCTCGACACGCTGGAAGCTTCGGTGCGTAAAACAGGACGTTGTGTGATCGTCCACGAAGCGCCGCGTTCGTGTGGCGTTGGGGCGGAAATCGCGGCCAGCCTCTATGAACGGGTATTCCTCGATTTGCAGGCGCCGATCCAGCGGGTCACCGCGCCAGACATCCCGCCGCCGCTGTATCGGCTGGAGCATCTGTACATCCCCGGCGTTGCGGACATCCTTCACGCGTGTGACAACGCCTTGAATTTCGCCTGAGGAGACCCGCCATGAAGTATTTCAAACTACCGGACCTGGGCGAAGGTTTACAGGAAGCCGAGATTGTCCGATGGCACGTCGCGGCCGGTGAAACGGTCAAGACCGATCAGTTGCTCGTGTCGGTGGAAACCGCCAAAGCTATTGTTGATATTCCTGCGCCGTACGATGGCATCGTGGCGAAAACCTATGGCGGTGAGGGTGACATCCTGCACGTGGGTGAGCCGCTGATGGCGTATGAAGGGGAGGGTGATGCCGGCACGGTGGTTGGGCGTCTTGAAGGCGGTGGCAACAGTCAGGACGATCAGTTTTTTATTGGTGCGGCGCCGTCGACTCGCGAACACATGGCCTCCCGCGCCACGCCTGTGGTGCGCCAGTTGGCCCGACAGCTTGGCGTTGATCTCAGTGCCGTGAGTGGCTCTGGCCGCGATGGCTTGATCACCCGCGCCGATGTCGAAGGTGCGGCACAGGTGGAACGCGATAAATTTGGCGGGGAAAAACTGCACGGTGTGCGTCGCAGCATGGCGCTGAACATGGCCCGCTCCCACGCTGAAGTGGTGCCGGTGACGATTTTTGCTGACGCTGATTTGCACCGCTGGGGGCACGCCCGCGACCCCTTGATTCGTTTGGGCCAAGCTTTGGTGGCTGCGTGCAAGGTAGAGCCTGTACTCAACAGTGGGTTCGAGGGTAAATCCTTATCGATCAAGCAGCATGAAACGCTCGACCTGGGAATCGCCATTGATACGCCTGACGGCTTGTTCGTGCCGGTGTTGCGCAATGTTGGCAACCGTACAGCCGAGGATTTGAAAAAGGGCATGGACCGACTGCGGGCTGACGTCAAAGCGCGCTCGATTCCGCCCAAAGAAATGATGGGCGCCACCCTGACCCTGTCCAATTTCGGCACCTTGTTCGGGCGTTACGCCAATCCGGTGGTCATCCCGCCACAAGTGGCTATCCTCGGTGCTGGCGGCATTCGTGACGAGCCGGTTGCGGTAAACGGCAATGTGGTGGTGCATCCAATATTGCCGCTGTCATTGACCTTCGACCATCGCGCCGTGACCGGCGGCGAAGCGGCGCGGTTCTTCAAAGCGTTGGTGATAGCGCTGGAAAAACCGGAGGGGTGATTGACCGCGGCGTGCCGAACACACCGCATCAACGTCATTCTTCCAACGGCGCACTGAGCAGTTCGGACAGTGCGTCCGGCTGGTTCTTGAAGGCCTTGGCGAAAATATCACGATTTTTCGCCATGTAAATCCCGGCTTCTTCCACTTGTGACTCCGTCAACGACGGCACTGCTCTTTGCAATACTTCGGCGAGCAACTCGGCCAGCTCAAGCATTTTGTCATGACGATCAGCTTCGGCTTTATCCATGAACAAACGCTCCAGATCTCGGCTGCTGCGGTATACCACTTCGACGGCCATTCACCACCTCACATGCCTTTACGATAATGTGTCTTTAGCGACTACTGTATTTTTATACAGCTAAAAGCATAAGCGAACCGATTCGATTTGGATAGTGGCTTTTTTACCTCCCTGCGCATCGGGGGAGCGTTGAGATGTGTCTTGTGACAAAGAACCACGCTCTCAACCATAGACTTTGGCCCCGATTCTGCTTGGAAAGCTGCTACAAAATGCAGCACAACGGAAAATAGTCACGTAGGTACTGCATCATCCGATCGAGTTGCCCACAGCGGGTGTCGGGATCTGTTTCAAGAGCAGGCCCACCGATGATTCATACGGACAGGGTTAGTCGTTTTTTAACATTGAAAGGTCAGGGGTAAGAATCATGGAAACCAAATGGGCGGAAAAGCTCCGCGAAAACCTGCATTCCCGAGCGGAGTCATTCGGCAATCTCTGCGTCGAAGGCTTCCATTTCATGGCGCTGTTCGCGATTGGCGGGATCACTGCCTGGGCTTCTGTGGTTGCTTTTTTGGGGATGGTCGAGAAGGGAAACGTCACGGTCGATGACATCTTGTTGCTGTTCATTTACCTGGAATTAGGGGCGATGACAGGGATTTATTTCAAGACCAATCACATGCCCGTGCGGTTTCTGATTTACGTCGCCATCACGGCACTCACCCGATTGTTGATTTCGGATGTGTCGCACCATGCGCCACCGGATCTGGGTGTGGTTTATCTCTCGGGCGCCATTCTCTTGCTCGCCTTTTCGATTCTGGTCGTGCGATATGCTTCGTCGCAGTTCCCGTCAGCAAAAATCCCTGATCCGCACAGCACTGTAAAAGGTGCCGTGATTGAAGAGAAAGGGGAGATTTGACCGGTAAGTTGGCCTGTACGGGGCTGGGTTCAGTCCGGGCACATGACCCAGGCCCGCTCGCGTCTACACGCTGATCCTCAAATGGGGTTGATTGCTCAGCCAGTCTTTGCGCGGCACGTGCAGTTGATTGAGGTTATCGCCGTCGGTCATTGCGGTGAGAATCTTCATGGCGCTGTGGCCTTGCTCGATGGCAATGCCGAATTGCACGCTTTCAATCAGGCGGCGCATACGTTTGGGTTCATTGCGCTGTGCGGCACTGATGAGGCGTTTGGCGACGACACCCGTTTCATTGGACAAGGTCAGCATGATGCTGCCCTCAAGGCTCTGAATGCTCAGGTTGACCCGGTATTGGGGCTGAAAGGCGTCAGTGATGAGTTGAAAAGGGTTGTCCATGGCCTGTTACCTAGTCAAGAAGTCTCCCTAAGTTGACCTGCGGTGGATGGATTAAGTTCGCGAAGCCAGATCAATCCGACGCCTTGACGAAGAAGGGCGGGCCTGTTTGCACAGGCCCGCCCTTCTTTAAGTGATTGCTCCAATAGCTAGGGTATTGAAATCAATCATGCTGCCGGATTAGCCGTGCAACACCTCATCCTTTTCGAGTTCTTTTTCCAAAAACTCTTCCTGAAGCAGGGCGTCCGGGTTTTCTGCTCCCTCTTCCAGATCACCTTCTGCTACTGGCGCACCGGCACGTTTGTCGCGCAATTTACCGAACAAATGCTCAAGGGCATGCTCGAGTTTTTCCGCCGCGCCTTCCACAGCCCGATCCAGCGTATCGGCTTTGTGGGTAACTGAAATCGGTTGGTGTCCTTTTGGACGAGCTTCCATCTGGCAGCGTTTGTCATGCGGGCCTGGCTTCTCGCCATTTTCGTCGCGGAGATGGACTTCGACGCGAGTCAGGTCTTCTTCGTAGCGTTCGAGCGTGCTCTCAACGGTGGTACGTACCCACTCCTCCAGTCGGATGCTGTTTTCGATGTGGTTATCGCAATTGACCTGGATTTGCATAGATTTTCCCTTACTTAGGCTTGCTCGTATGAGAACTGACGGTTTCGCTCGGGGAGTTCAAACCATTTGCCTCTCACCTCCAGTGTTGGCGCCGATGAGGAAACAATTCAAGCCCTTTGTGCACAGAAATATTTTGATGTGGGAAAAACCAGGGGTGGCAGGCCGGGACTCGAGCGTCAGCGACGGGCTTTGGCGCAAGGTCCGTACTGATTTTATGTAGGCGCTGCCGAAAGCGTTGATCCGTTACCGGGCAAACGCCAACCGATATTCCCCCGGCGTCGCGCCCATTGCCTGGCGAAATCGATTATTGAAGTGACTCGCGCTGGCAAAGCCGCACGCCATGGCAATATCGCCGAACGCTTGGTTGCCGGTACGCAGCAGGTGCCGGGCATGGGTCAGGCGGCGGGCGAGCAGGTATTGATGGGGCGGCAGACCGAAGCTTTCGCGGAACATGCGGGCGAAGTGGTATTCGGACAGCGCGCATTGCCCCGCCAGTAGCCCAAGGCTGATGGGGGCTGACAGGTGGTTCTCGATGTAGTCCACCAACTGCCGCCGCAGGTGCGGAGCCAGGCCGCCTTTGAGGCGCAGACCTTCGCGCTGGCCAACCTGGCTGAGCAGGGCATGGCTGAGCATGTCGTGGGCCAGGCTGCTGGTCAGCAGGCGCTCGCCGGGTTCGCTCCAGTTGAGCTGGATCAACCGGCGAAAACGCTGCACTTGTTCGGGGTCGTCGATGAAGGTGCTTTCGCGCAGTTGCAGCTCGCGGGGCTCACGGTCCAGCAGGGTGATGCAGCCCAGCGCGAATTGCTCGGGGCTGATGTACAGGTGTGCAAGACGGATCTCGCCATTGATCACCCACGCGGACTCATGTCCGGCGGGCAACACACATAACTTGCCCGGTCCGCCCTTGTCGTTGGGTCGCTCGCGGCGAAAGGTCCCGGTGCCACCCGCGATATAGCAGGACAGCGTGTGGTGGCTCGGCGCCTGGTACTCCTGCGCATCATGCCGGTTGTTCCAGAGGGCCGCGACCATGCCGTCACCCAGCCCCGCGCTTTGTTCCAGACGAGCGTTGGGCGAGCTGTTCAGGGCTTGAAAGACTTGGATGGTTTCCAGTGGTGGCATAACTGATTCTCTCCGATTCGCATCCTACTCCGTAGCGCCCGCGCTGCCAGCCTCCACTCGATTAAATGCGCAAGATTGTGCAAGTCGGCGCTAATGCAAAGCGCCAGACTGAGGCTTCAATCAGGAGCCCGACGATGAACCTCTCGCTTTATCTACTCACCGTTTTGATCTGGGGCACGACCTGGATCGCTCTGAAACTACAGCTCGGCGTCGTGGCAATTCCGGTGTCGATTGTCTATCGCTTCGGCTTCGCTGCCCTGGTGTTGTTCGTGATGCTGCTGTTGAGCGGGCGTCTGCAAAAGGTCAATCGGCGCGGGCAATTCATTTGTCTTGCGCAGGGCCTGTGCCTGTTCTGCGTCAACTTCATGTGCTTCTACACGGCCAGTCAGTGGATCCCAAGCGGCTTGATCGCCGTGGTGTTCTCCACCTCGACGCTGTGGAACGCACTGAATGCCCGGATTTTTTTCCGCCAGAAAGTCGCGCGCAATGTGCTCGCCGGGGGGGCGTTGGGACTGATCGGTCTGGCGTGTCTGTTCTGGCCTGAACTGTCCGGGCGTACGGCCAGTCACGAAACCTTGCTCGGTCTGGGCCTGGCCCTGCTCGGTACGCTGTGCTTCTCCGCCGGTAATCTGTTGTCCAGCCTGCAACAAAAAGCCGGCTTGCGCCCCCTGACCACCAATGCCTGGGGGATGTTCTACGGTGCGGCGATGCTCAGTGTGTATTGTCTACTCAGCGGTACGCCCTTCAGCTTCGAATGGAACACGCGCTACATCGGCTCGCTGGTGTATCTGGTGATTGCCGGCTCGGTCATCGGCTTTACCGCTTACTTGACCCTGGTCGGACGCATGGGACCGGAACGCGCGGCGTATTGCACCGTGCTATTCCCGGTGGTCGCGCTGAATATCTCGGCGTTCGTCGAAGGCTACCAATGGACACTGCCCGCGTTGATGGGGCTGGTGTTGGTGATGCTGGGGAATGTGCTGGTGTTTCGTAAGCCAAAGCAGCCTGCCGTTAACCCTGCCAAGAGCGGCAACGGCAAGCTGGTTTAAAGATTTAGCCCTTCCACACCTGCGGATTGACCAGATCCTGCGGTCGCTCACCCAGCAACGCACTGCGCAAATTGGCGTAGGCGCGATCGGCCATGGCCTGGCGCGTCTCGTGGGTGGCGGAACCGATGTGCGGCAGGGTGACTGCGTTGCTCAACTGGAACAGCGGTGATTCGGCCAGCGGTTCTTTTTCGTACACATCCAGACCCGCGCCACGAATAGTGCCCTGCTGCAGGGCTTCGATCAGCGCGGGTTCGTCGACCACCGGGCCGCGAGAGATATTGATCAGGATCGCACTGGGCTTCATCAGCGCCAGTTCGCGGGTGCTGATCAGGTGTTTGGTCTTTTCGCTCAATGGCACCACGAGGCAAACGAAGTCGGACTCGGCCAGCAGTTGATCGAGGCTGCGGTACTGCGCGCCCATTTCCTGTTCCAGCGAGGTCTTGCGACTATTGCCGCTGTACAGGATTGGCATGTTGAAACCGAAATGACCACGACGGGCAATGGCAGCGCCGATGTTGCCCATGCCGACGATACCCAGGGTCTTGCCATGCACGTCGGTGCCGAAATGCGAGGCTTCGACCGTGCGTTTCCATTGGCCAGCCTTGGTCCAGGCGTCCAGTTCGGTAACGCGTCGGGCGCTGCTCATGAGCAGGGCGAAGGCTAGGTCAGCGGTGCTTTCGGTCAACACATCCGGGGTGTTGGTGAGCATGATGCCGCGCTCGTTGAAATAGCCCAGCTCGTAATTGTCGTAGCCCACCGAAATGCTCGACACCACTTCCAGCCTGGTGGCACTTTGCAGTTGTTCGCGGCCCAGCGTGCGGCCCGCGCCGATCAGGCCGTGGGCGTGCGGCAGCGCGTCGTTGAACTGCGCGTTCATATCGCCAAGCTTGGGGTTGGGTACGATCACGTTGAAATCTTGCTGCAGGCGCTCGGCCATTTCAGGGGACACGCGGCTGAAGGCAAGTACGGTCTTTTTCATCAGGCAGATACTCTCGGACGTTCGAATGGTCAGTGCGTAGCACGCTAACATTCTTGCCCGTCCCTGGGCATCTGGTTCTTTCGAGGGGATTCTTCTGCCGAGCGGAACAGGTCAGACGATGTTCATCAAGTCGTGGGTTTTCAAGTCGGCTTCATGTGCGGCCAGAATCTCTGGCAGTGAGCCGCGCAGGTATTCGACCCACGTCCTGATCTTCGCATCCAGGTACTGACGCGACGGGTAGATGGCGTACAGGTTCAGTTCCTGCGAGCGGTAGTTGGGCAGGACCCGTACCAGCGTGCCGTTGCGCAAACCTTCGATGGCGGAGTAAATCGGCAGAATCCCCACCCCCATGCCACTGCAGATCGCGGTTTTCATGGCGTCGGCCGAATTGACCAGGAAGGGCGAGGTGACGATGGTGACCATCTCCTGACCTTCAGGACCATCAAACAACCACTTCTCCAGCGGAATCACCGGGCTGACCAGGCGCAAGCAGGCGTGGTTGAGCAGGTCTTGGGGCTTTTGCGCAGCACCGAAGGCTTTGACGTAGGCCGGCGAGGCACAAACGATGCTGTAGGTGATCCCCAGGCGTTGGGAAACGAAACCCGAATCCGGCAGCTCGCTGGCCAGGACGATGGAGACGTCGTAACCCTCGTTGAGCAGGTCAGGCGCGCGGTTGGCCATGGTCAGGTCGAAGGTCACGTCCGGGTGATGCTTGCGATAACGGGCGATGGCATCGATAACGTAATGCTGGCCGACGCCGGTCATCGAATGGACTTTCAGCTGTCCGGCCGGGCGAGCGTGAGCGTCACTGGCTTCAGCTTCGGCTTCTTCGACATACCCGAGGATTTGTTCACAGCGCAGCAGGTAGCGTTTGCCTGCTTCGGTGAGGGCAATCCGTCGAGTGGTGCGATTGAGCAGTCGGGTTTGCAGGTGCGCTTCAAGATTTGAGACTGCACGCGATACGTTGGCGGTGGTGGTATCGAGCTGTACTGCTGCTGCAGTAAAGCTTCCCGCTTGCGCCACGCAACTGAAAGCGCGCATGTTTTGCAGGGTATCCATTGGCAGTTCTCTGGTGAGATTGGCAAAGTGTGACATGAAGTAACAGTTGCGTGTGAGTCAGACCAATGGATTATCGCGCGTTTGGTAACAAAGAATCACACTTCCCTCGGCTTATCGCCGCCCGGACTGCCGCCTAGAATCGTTGTCTTCACGCTATTTCACCTAAGTCGGGAATTCGCAGCTGTGCCGCGTCGCATGATCAGAGGGCTTAAGCTCCTCAGTGTTTTGTCTTTATCCCTGGCAATAGGCGGCTGCATCGGGACTTGGGGGATTGCCCCTCAAGACCACTCCTTGCCGGCCAACACCCTGGCCACGGACGAAGCTATCCAAAATGCTGCCAAAGATGCTCATTGGCCCGCTGCCCAGTGGTGGCGAGCCTACAGTGATGAGCAACTTGACCGCTGGATCGAGCTTGCCGCCCAAGGCAGCCCGAGCCTTGCGATGGCCGCCGCCCGCGTACGTCAGGCCAAGGCCATGGCCGGTATCGCCGAGTCCGCCGAGTCGGTGCATGTCAATGGCGACTCTACCCTCAAACGTCATAACTGGCCTACCGACCAGTTCTACGGTCCAGGCGCGTTGGCCAATACCAGCACGTGGGACAACAATGCCTCGCTGGGCCTGAGTTACTCCCTCGACCTGTGGGGCCGGGAAAGTAATACCACCGAACAGGCGCTTGATCTGGCGCACATGACTGCCGCCGAATCACGCCTGGCGCAACTCGAACTGCAGAACAACATCGTCCGTGCCTATATTCAGCTGTCGTTGAATTACGCGCAGCGCGACATTGTTGAAGCGACGCTGGCCCAACAGCAGCAGATCCTCGATCTGGCGCAACGACGCCTGAGCGGTGGGATCGGCACTCATTTCGAAGTCAGCCAGGCCGAAACACCGCTGCCGGAAACCCATCGGCAAATCGATGCGCTGGACGAGGCTATCGACCTGAGTCGCAATCAGCTCGCGGCGTTGGCAGGTAAGGGCCCAGGGGAGGGCGCGAAGTTACAGCGGCCAACCCTGTCATTGCAGGCCGCATTGAAACTGCCATCGGCATTGCCCGCTGAACTGCTCGGGCAGCGCCCGGACGTGGTCGCCAGCCGCTGGAGAGTCGCGGCCCAGGCGCGCGGCATCGATGTCGCGCATGCCGGCTTTTACCCTAACGTCGATCTGGTCGGCAGCCTCGGCTTCATGGCTACTGGCGGCGGCATGCTGTCGTTCCTCTCCGGCAATAAATTCAACTACAGCGTCGGCCCGGCGATTACGTTGCCGATCTTCGACGGCGGGCGTTTGCGTGCAGAGTTGGGTGAAGCGTCGGCCGGGTATGATGTGGCCGTTGCGCAGTACAACCAGACACTGATCAATGCGCTCAAAGATATCTCCGACCAATTGATCCGCCGCGCCTCGATGGACAAGCAACAAGTGTTCACCGCTGAGTCGGTGGCGTCGGCGCAGAAGACGTATGACATCGCGTTGGTTGCCTATAAGCGCGGTCTGACCGATTATCTGAATGTGCTTAACGCCCAGACCTTATTGTTTCACCAGCAGGAAATTCAGCAGCAGGTTCAGGCTGCCCGCCTGACCGCTCACGCCGCGTTGGTGGTTGCGCTGGGTGGTGGCTTGTCGGCAGGTGCCGATTCGCCCGACGAGAAGAAAACCGCG includes:
- a CDS encoding efflux transporter outer membrane subunit, yielding MPRRMIRGLKLLSVLSLSLAIGGCIGTWGIAPQDHSLPANTLATDEAIQNAAKDAHWPAAQWWRAYSDEQLDRWIELAAQGSPSLAMAAARVRQAKAMAGIAESAESVHVNGDSTLKRHNWPTDQFYGPGALANTSTWDNNASLGLSYSLDLWGRESNTTEQALDLAHMTAAESRLAQLELQNNIVRAYIQLSLNYAQRDIVEATLAQQQQILDLAQRRLSGGIGTHFEVSQAETPLPETHRQIDALDEAIDLSRNQLAALAGKGPGEGAKLQRPTLSLQAALKLPSALPAELLGQRPDVVASRWRVAAQARGIDVAHAGFYPNVDLVGSLGFMATGGGMLSFLSGNKFNYSVGPAITLPIFDGGRLRAELGEASAGYDVAVAQYNQTLINALKDISDQLIRRASMDKQQVFTAESVASAQKTYDIALVAYKRGLTDYLNVLNAQTLLFHQQEIQQQVQAARLTAHAALVVALGGGLSAGADSPDEKKTAPSKPPAALEALDHMMSRP